From Candidatus Dadabacteria bacterium, one genomic window encodes:
- a CDS encoding XTP/dITP diphosphatase, with protein MKRRTIVIATKNKGKLREFRSILADAYDDILSLSDFNNIPDIEETGLSFRENAFIKAKTTSDFLGMDAIGDDSGLVVDALGGAPGIYSARYAGKGASDDDNNEKLLSELKEENNRKAKFVCCIALVRADGAQEFFEGECSGQIIQEKRGESGFGYDPVFYVPQYGKTMAELGPEIKNRISHRAIASGKLLSYFSGLK; from the coding sequence ATAAAACGTAGAACCATAGTAATTGCCACTAAAAACAAAGGAAAGCTGAGAGAATTCAGATCGATTCTTGCCGATGCTTACGATGATATTCTTTCTCTTTCTGACTTTAACAATATTCCTGATATAGAGGAGACAGGTCTTTCTTTCAGGGAAAATGCTTTTATCAAGGCGAAGACAACCTCTGATTTTCTTGGAATGGATGCTATTGGAGATGATTCAGGATTGGTTGTTGATGCTTTGGGGGGAGCTCCTGGGATTTATTCAGCTAGGTACGCGGGGAAGGGGGCATCCGATGATGATAACAACGAAAAGCTTCTGTCCGAACTCAAAGAAGAGAACAACAGAAAAGCCAAATTTGTTTGCTGTATTGCTTTAGTACGTGCGGATGGGGCACAGGAATTTTTTGAAGGCGAATGTAGCGGACAGATTATCCAGGAAAAAAGAGGCGAAAGCGGTTTTGGTTACGACCCAGTTTTTTATGTTCCTCAGTACGGGAAAACCATGGCTGAACTTGGTCCCGAGATAAAAAACAGGATAAGTCACAGAGCTATTGCCTCAGGAAAACTCCTATCATATTTTTCAGGCTTGAAATAG
- the smpB gene encoding SsrA-binding protein SmpB, which translates to MKTVCSHPTAHRDYIFEEKYEAGLVLRGSEVKSLRNGNASVKESFALIREGEARLVNCYIAPYDAASGLNHEPTRERKLLLNSHEIRKLIGKTSVRGYTLIPLRIYFKSGIAKLELALAKGKKTRDKREDIKRREAQRDMQKAVRRSLKRS; encoded by the coding sequence ATGAAGACCGTATGCAGTCACCCTACTGCCCACAGGGATTATATATTCGAGGAGAAATACGAAGCGGGACTGGTTCTCAGAGGCTCCGAGGTTAAATCCCTAAGGAATGGGAACGCGAGCGTAAAGGAGAGCTTCGCTCTCATAAGAGAGGGAGAAGCAAGGCTCGTTAACTGTTACATAGCTCCTTATGACGCCGCCAGCGGGCTTAACCATGAACCGACGAGAGAGAGAAAGCTTCTGCTCAACTCTCATGAGATAAGGAAGCTGATTGGAAAAACTAGCGTCAGAGGGTACACTCTAATTCCTCTTAGGATTTATTTTAAGAGCGGCATAGCAAAACTCGAACTGGCCCTTGCCAAAGGTAAGAAGACGAGAGATAAAAGAGAGGATATCAAGCGTCGTGAGGCCCAGAGGGATATGCAAAAAGCCGTCAGACGATCTTTGAAACGTTCATAG
- a CDS encoding D-tyrosyl-tRNA(Tyr) deacylase: MRAVIQRVTEASVSVDGKVVGRIGPGMVVLLGVGENDSEKEVAYVAEKISGLRIFEDSSGRMNLSIEDTGGEILAISQFTLYGDTRKGRRPSYVRAAGGDSARRFYELFITKLTERGIPVETGVFGAHMDVSMVNCGPVTLLVDSSKDF; this comes from the coding sequence ATGAGAGCTGTTATACAGAGAGTAACCGAGGCGTCGGTAAGCGTTGACGGCAAAGTAGTTGGCAGAATTGGTCCAGGGATGGTGGTTCTTCTCGGAGTTGGAGAGAATGACTCGGAAAAAGAAGTTGCCTATGTCGCCGAGAAAATATCGGGTCTCAGGATATTTGAGGACTCCTCAGGCAGAATGAACCTCAGTATCGAGGACACGGGAGGAGAAATCTTGGCCATCTCCCAGTTCACCCTCTACGGTGATACAAGGAAGGGCAGAAGACCCTCTTATGTACGGGCCGCGGGGGGAGATTCCGCGAGACGCTTTTACGAACTTTTCATCACTAAGCTTACGGAGCGCGGAATCCCGGTGGAAACTGGCGTTTTCGGGGCTCACATGGATGTCAGTATGGTTAATTGCGGGCCTGTTACGCTTCTTGTTGACAGTTCCAAGGATTTTTGA
- the alr gene encoding alanine racemase produces MRPTWAEISLDSFKSNLGEVRKLVGENVRIMAIVKADAYGHGAVRLSEVALSNGADILGVATVPEAMELRQAGIKGEIFLLGSIDPQEAPVVAENAFTPACYSLNVLKALSDAAVQHGKTVGYHLKVDTGMTRLGVGVGDMEHFFASAASLPGVMLEGVFTHLAFSESNQSDYTDYQLGVFREGLLFLDDLGVKYSYAHSANSASIQRFPNSHMNIVRPGIMLYGSGNMGEVDLRPVMKLKTRIVQLRKVPPGTSVGYRCSFVTGRETLVATLPIGYADGYPRALSNKAKVSLGGRLVPLIGSVCMDFIMVDATDVPGVRVGDEVMLFGDELVSVEDVSSWAESISYEILSRISPRVPRLYV; encoded by the coding sequence ATGAGACCTACTTGGGCTGAAATCAGTCTTGATTCCTTTAAATCAAACCTTGGCGAAGTAAGAAAGCTTGTAGGGGAGAATGTCCGTATCATGGCAATTGTGAAAGCCGACGCTTACGGACATGGCGCGGTAAGGCTAAGCGAAGTAGCTCTTAGCAATGGAGCGGACATTCTTGGAGTAGCTACCGTGCCGGAGGCGATGGAACTCAGGCAAGCCGGAATAAAAGGCGAAATATTCCTTCTTGGAAGTATTGACCCGCAGGAGGCTCCAGTCGTTGCGGAAAATGCGTTTACTCCTGCCTGCTATTCCCTAAATGTGCTTAAGGCTCTTTCTGACGCTGCAGTTCAGCACGGAAAAACAGTAGGTTATCACCTGAAAGTCGACACGGGTATGACCAGGCTTGGAGTGGGGGTGGGCGACATGGAACATTTCTTCGCTTCGGCCGCCTCGCTTCCCGGGGTGATGCTTGAAGGAGTTTTTACCCACCTTGCTTTTTCCGAGAGTAACCAAAGCGATTACACGGATTACCAGCTAGGGGTTTTCCGCGAAGGCCTCCTTTTTCTCGACGATCTAGGCGTTAAATACAGCTACGCGCATTCTGCAAACAGTGCATCCATCCAGAGATTTCCGAACTCCCACATGAACATCGTGAGGCCCGGGATAATGCTCTACGGTTCAGGCAACATGGGGGAAGTTGATCTAAGGCCCGTTATGAAACTAAAAACAAGGATAGTGCAGCTAAGAAAGGTGCCCCCGGGCACTTCGGTTGGCTACAGATGCAGTTTCGTTACGGGGAGGGAAACGCTGGTCGCGACCCTTCCGATTGGTTATGCGGACGGCTACCCAAGAGCCCTTTCAAACAAGGCGAAAGTTTCCTTGGGAGGAAGACTCGTCCCGCTTATAGGATCTGTCTGCATGGATTTTATAATGGTTGATGCAACGGACGTTCCGGGTGTCCGTGTGGGAGACGAGGTAATGCTTTTTGGAGACGAACTTGTGAGTGTTGAGGATGTTTCTTCTTGGGCGGAGAGCATATCCTACGAAATTTTGTCAAGAATCTCGCCTAGAGTTCCTAGGCTTTACGTGTGA
- a CDS encoding MFS transporter, translated as MKLNRYELRCVLVIGTIIALRLLGIFLIVPVFSIYAVNYEGATLSSAGVAFGIYALTQSLLQIPFGMASDRFGRKPVIVSGLMIFCLGSVLCGFADNIWELIITRALQGSGAIGAVALATLGDSTRNEVRAQSFMLTGIIVGIAFITSLVIGPVLATKFGFESLFFILAALGLVAILVALLMFPELPKKKTRDRKELLLKLREPEIGKILSSTFITSLTLNLILFIYPLDWKNHGTGPEDLWFVYLVILAPSALLVNLYIRFSETRKTLRQATQFGLFFLVAAFLIYLLRESDSITLYVAGGVFFFGYTIFQSILPAFVTQRVSSENRGFLSGFFNLANFMGACVGGMSSGILYQTHESLPLIFGLLFLVLWKFIGLPSPPLEQTEKK; from the coding sequence ATGAAATTGAACAGATATGAACTTCGCTGCGTTCTCGTAATAGGAACGATAATCGCGCTTAGGCTTCTGGGAATATTCCTGATAGTACCCGTTTTCAGCATATACGCCGTAAACTACGAGGGAGCAACTCTCTCATCCGCGGGAGTAGCGTTTGGAATATACGCACTTACCCAGAGCCTGCTTCAGATACCTTTCGGCATGGCAAGCGACAGGTTCGGAAGAAAGCCGGTAATAGTGTCGGGACTCATGATCTTCTGCCTGGGAAGCGTTCTCTGCGGTTTCGCGGATAACATCTGGGAACTCATAATAACTAGGGCACTCCAGGGAAGCGGCGCGATAGGCGCGGTCGCCCTGGCCACCCTCGGAGATTCCACAAGAAACGAGGTAAGAGCACAGTCTTTTATGCTGACCGGAATAATAGTCGGGATTGCATTTATAACTTCACTCGTAATCGGCCCGGTACTTGCAACGAAATTCGGTTTCGAGAGCCTTTTCTTCATACTCGCGGCCCTAGGTTTAGTGGCGATTCTAGTTGCTCTTCTCATGTTTCCCGAACTTCCAAAGAAAAAAACAAGGGACAGGAAAGAACTTCTTCTCAAACTCAGGGAACCGGAAATTGGAAAAATTCTTTCCTCAACCTTCATAACCTCCCTCACCCTTAACCTTATTCTGTTCATCTATCCATTAGACTGGAAAAATCACGGTACCGGACCTGAAGACCTGTGGTTCGTCTACCTGGTAATACTCGCCCCGAGTGCACTTCTGGTTAATCTCTACATCAGGTTCTCCGAGACAAGAAAAACTCTCAGACAGGCAACTCAGTTCGGGCTTTTCTTTCTAGTGGCCGCTTTTTTAATCTATCTGCTTCGGGAATCCGACAGCATCACTCTCTACGTCGCTGGAGGAGTGTTCTTTTTCGGGTACACCATATTTCAGTCCATACTCCCCGCGTTTGTTACGCAGAGAGTTTCCTCGGAGAACAGGGGCTTTCTCTCCGGTTTTTTCAATCTGGCGAATTTCATGGGAGCCTGCGTGGGTGGAATGTCCTCCGGCATACTTTACCAGACCCACGAGTCCCTGCCCTTGATATTCGGTCTCCTGTTCTTGGTACTGTGGAAATTTATCGGACTTCCCAGTCCGCCGCTGGAACAGACTGAAAAGAAATGA
- a CDS encoding SRPBCC family protein: MKIWTLERTEFLPVSLETAWDFFSDPNNLPRITPPELHLRITSETDREIYPGMIITYTVTPIPFFRSAWATEITQVDSPSYFVDEQRFGPYKFWHHKHFFTEAGDKTEVRDLVHYSLPFGPIGRLANLFFVSRKLDFIFDYRSIRLRKIFGN, encoded by the coding sequence ATGAAGATATGGACGCTTGAGAGAACAGAGTTTCTGCCGGTTTCTCTTGAAACGGCCTGGGATTTTTTCTCCGACCCGAACAATCTTCCTAGAATCACTCCCCCTGAGCTACACCTGCGCATAACATCTGAGACGGACAGGGAAATATATCCCGGCATGATAATTACCTACACCGTAACGCCCATACCCTTTTTCAGAAGCGCTTGGGCAACAGAGATAACCCAGGTGGACTCACCAAGCTATTTTGTTGACGAGCAGCGATTCGGACCCTACAAGTTCTGGCACCACAAGCATTTTTTCACTGAAGCCGGAGACAAAACAGAGGTCCGGGATCTCGTTCACTACTCCCTGCCGTTCGGCCCGATCGGAAGGTTGGCGAATCTGTTTTTTGTAAGCAGAAAACTGGATTTCATATTCGATTACAGAAGCATTCGTCTTCGAAAAATATTTGGGAATTGA
- a CDS encoding conjugal transfer protein, whose translation MHPLEQFFNAVYERTAKEVERYKKKREMMVFLLIGATFLAALLSIVSIVMMAGSAKNIEVCTLAG comes from the coding sequence ATGCATCCGCTTGAACAGTTTTTTAACGCCGTATACGAGAGGACAGCTAAAGAGGTCGAACGCTACAAGAAAAAAAGAGAAATGATGGTCTTCCTGCTGATCGGAGCAACCTTCCTCGCAGCCTTGCTCTCCATTGTTTCTATCGTAATGATGGCTGGTTCTGCAAAAAATATAGAGGTGTGCACACTTGCCGGATGA
- the metF gene encoding methylenetetrahydrofolate reductase [NAD(P)H], giving the protein MREIRPVRRNSRGKTVNFSEYKNKKKDAPFISFEVFPPKDDPEFEKLKDTLARLAEFSPSIITVTHGAMGKGRKRTLEVASYVKNVIGTESACHLTCIGSSEKEIDLMLEGIEREKISNIVALRGDIPEKDGENLLSRGAFQHANQLVEHIRKYEKGKPQRFSIAVAGYPEKHIESPSFEEDIANLKKKVNAGADIIITQLFFDNSYYFDFLGRVRAAGIDIPVIPGLMPVLSSRQVIRISSLCGTDIPAPLKKKLENAGDDNRKAVEIGIAQCRDQVRELIAEGVPGIHFYVLNRTSHIEKILKSV; this is encoded by the coding sequence TTGAGGGAAATCCGGCCCGTAAGGCGTAACTCTCGGGGGAAAACCGTGAATTTTTCTGAATACAAGAACAAAAAAAAAGATGCTCCTTTCATATCCTTTGAGGTCTTTCCTCCAAAAGACGATCCTGAATTTGAAAAGCTCAAGGACACTCTTGCAAGGCTTGCTGAATTCTCACCCAGCATTATAACGGTAACCCACGGTGCCATGGGAAAGGGGCGGAAAAGAACCCTCGAGGTCGCCTCCTACGTAAAAAACGTTATCGGGACGGAGAGCGCCTGCCACCTGACCTGCATAGGATCTTCCGAGAAAGAAATAGATCTGATGCTTGAAGGAATAGAGCGGGAGAAGATAAGTAACATAGTGGCACTCAGGGGAGATATTCCTGAGAAAGACGGTGAAAACCTGCTGTCCCGCGGAGCTTTTCAACACGCAAACCAACTCGTTGAACACATAAGAAAGTATGAAAAAGGAAAGCCGCAACGCTTTTCCATAGCCGTTGCCGGCTACCCGGAAAAACATATCGAATCCCCGAGCTTCGAGGAGGATATAGCCAATCTTAAAAAAAAGGTGAACGCGGGAGCCGACATCATAATCACGCAGCTTTTCTTTGATAACAGTTACTATTTTGACTTCCTTGGCAGGGTGAGAGCAGCGGGAATAGATATTCCCGTTATCCCGGGTCTTATGCCCGTACTTTCATCAAGACAAGTGATAAGAATATCGTCCCTTTGCGGAACTGATATACCAGCGCCACTGAAAAAGAAGCTTGAGAACGCAGGAGACGATAACCGCAAAGCAGTGGAAATAGGGATCGCCCAGTGCAGAGACCAAGTAAGGGAACTTATCGCTGAAGGAGTACCGGGAATTCATTTCTATGTTCTTAACAGAACCTCTCATATAGAAAAGATTCTGAAATCCGTCTGA
- the ubiE gene encoding bifunctional demethylmenaquinone methyltransferase/2-methoxy-6-polyprenyl-1,4-benzoquinol methylase UbiE: protein MPETKKIFDEVARHYDWLNTLFSLGIHKLWRKKLAEQLRGAEYNLDIATGTAEVAIEVAKKHPATKTVGIDPSMNMLRIAKKKIEDLDLGEKIALVSAAAENLPFAEKQFDSATIAFGIRNTVDYELSLKEIRRVLRESGKLLILEFAIPRNPVFKPLYMFYFRVLMPLVGSIYGRGKEYRYLAESAASFPQRREFIQHLENAGFRDCRYSELTMGVVALYSATR from the coding sequence ATGCCTGAGACGAAGAAAATCTTTGATGAAGTGGCACGCCACTATGACTGGCTGAATACCCTGTTCAGCCTCGGAATCCACAAACTCTGGAGAAAAAAGCTGGCGGAACAACTGCGTGGAGCCGAGTACAATCTGGACATAGCAACCGGGACGGCAGAAGTTGCGATTGAAGTGGCAAAAAAACACCCTGCCACCAAAACGGTTGGAATTGATCCCAGCATGAACATGCTTCGGATAGCGAAAAAGAAAATCGAGGATCTTGATTTAGGAGAGAAAATAGCGCTTGTATCAGCTGCGGCTGAAAACCTCCCCTTTGCGGAAAAGCAGTTTGACTCGGCCACAATAGCATTCGGTATAAGAAACACTGTCGATTACGAACTTTCCCTGAAGGAAATAAGAAGGGTTCTAAGGGAAAGCGGAAAACTACTCATCCTTGAATTCGCAATTCCAAGAAATCCTGTTTTCAAACCGCTTTACATGTTTTATTTCAGAGTTCTGATGCCTCTTGTCGGAAGCATCTACGGCAGGGGTAAAGAATATAGGTATCTGGCTGAATCCGCCGCCTCGTTTCCTCAGAGAAGAGAATTCATACAACATCTTGAAAACGCGGGGTTTCGTGATTGCCGATACTCAGAACTCACTATGGGAGTAGTAGCGCTTTACAGCGCAACCAGATAA
- the pdxH gene encoding pyridoxamine 5'-phosphate oxidase, whose product MSKKDKFHSRQYLKLKLERKDLDEDPFVQFHFWYGEVLKAEIDFPNAFILSTVGANGIPSSRVVLLKGYDERGFSFYSNSLSRKGRDVAENPVASLCFWWPEFERQVKVDGEVSILPEREADEYFASRPRQSRIGACVSRQSEVLASRRLLEDQYAQFRSEWKGKSIVRPDFWKGYVVNPLRFEFWQGRKNRLHDRFRYLPSPDGGWVIDRLYP is encoded by the coding sequence ATGTCGAAGAAAGATAAGTTCCATTCACGCCAGTACCTGAAACTGAAGCTTGAGAGAAAAGATCTTGATGAAGATCCGTTTGTCCAGTTTCACTTCTGGTACGGTGAGGTTCTCAAAGCGGAAATCGATTTTCCAAACGCTTTTATTCTTTCTACGGTGGGAGCCAACGGCATTCCGTCCTCAAGAGTGGTGCTCCTCAAGGGTTATGACGAAAGAGGTTTTTCCTTCTATTCAAATTCCCTTAGTCGCAAGGGAAGAGATGTAGCCGAGAACCCGGTCGCTTCGCTTTGCTTCTGGTGGCCTGAATTTGAAAGGCAGGTAAAAGTGGACGGCGAGGTTTCCATTCTGCCCGAACGGGAAGCCGATGAGTACTTTGCGTCAAGGCCTCGTCAAAGTCGCATAGGAGCATGTGTTTCAAGACAGAGCGAAGTCCTTGCAAGCAGGCGGTTGCTTGAAGATCAATACGCCCAGTTTCGCTCTGAGTGGAAAGGGAAAAGTATAGTGCGACCCGACTTCTGGAAAGGATACGTGGTGAACCCTCTTCGCTTTGAGTTCTGGCAGGGAAGGAAAAACAGGCTTCACGACCGTTTCAGGTACCTTCCTTCCCCTGACGGCGGCTGGGTCATAGACAGGCTTTATCCATAA
- a CDS encoding TIGR01777 family protein: MKILISGSSGTVGTHLLRVLSSDSSDIWRLVRSRTEGENLIFWDPEGGHVDDPSLLEGFDAVVHLSGENIVCRWTEKKKNSIRRSRVLSTRYLVSLFSGLQDPPKSFICASAVGYYGDRGEERLTERSKVGSGFLPDTCLEWENEANRASDLGVRVINLRMGVVLSPEGGMLSSLLLPFKMGLGGVIGSGDQYLSWISIEDLSRIIVYLLGREEVRGPVNAVSPNPVTNREFTTALATVLRRPALLTIPAFAVRLFFGEMGRSTMLAGSMVFPEKLLSSGYEFLHKDLRPTLEDVVLR; encoded by the coding sequence ATGAAAATACTTATCTCAGGATCTAGTGGAACCGTGGGAACTCATCTTCTCAGAGTTCTTTCCTCGGATTCATCTGATATATGGCGTCTTGTAAGGTCGCGCACGGAAGGAGAGAATCTAATTTTCTGGGATCCAGAGGGGGGCCATGTCGATGATCCATCTTTGCTTGAGGGTTTTGATGCCGTTGTTCATCTCTCGGGAGAGAATATAGTGTGCAGATGGACCGAAAAGAAAAAGAACTCGATACGGCGGAGCAGGGTACTCAGTACCCGCTATTTGGTGAGTCTTTTCTCCGGACTTCAAGATCCCCCCAAAAGCTTTATCTGTGCATCGGCGGTCGGATATTATGGAGACAGGGGAGAAGAAAGACTCACTGAGCGCTCCAAGGTCGGCTCGGGTTTTCTTCCCGATACTTGCCTGGAGTGGGAAAATGAGGCCAACAGGGCCTCTGATCTTGGCGTAAGGGTCATAAATCTGCGTATGGGTGTTGTCCTAAGTCCCGAAGGCGGCATGTTGAGTTCCTTGTTGCTTCCCTTTAAGATGGGCCTTGGAGGAGTTATCGGAAGCGGGGACCAATACCTAAGCTGGATATCGATAGAAGATCTTTCACGGATAATTGTTTATCTGTTGGGACGTGAGGAGGTAAGAGGACCCGTCAACGCGGTATCCCCGAATCCGGTGACTAACAGGGAATTTACCACTGCGCTTGCAACGGTTCTGCGAAGGCCTGCATTGCTTACAATTCCCGCGTTTGCCGTACGGCTTTTCTTCGGAGAGATGGGTCGCAGCACGATGCTTGCCGGCAGTATGGTTTTCCCTGAGAAACTTCTTTCCTCCGGTTACGAGTTCTTACACAAAGATCTGAGACCAACGCTTGAGGATGTTGTTTTGAGATAA
- a CDS encoding LLM class flavin-dependent oxidoreductase, whose product MKRVGFILDAGSIEELKDLAVAAEKANFHSVWATELYRTSFQQLSVVASATSKIKLGTAVALAFVRSPLITSITSLDLDEISSGRFILGLGTGAKRTNENFHGVFYGDRPVARIRECVGLVREIISEAHTGKEIVFEGQFYHINTRGYKRAFKPVRRKIPIFVAGIGSNMVGAAAEIADGYMGHVVCSLEYIKKIVSPSLEEKLERQRKNGDFMKCSIITCAVSDDWEKAREAARATVAFYATVKAYDPPFRLHGFTEEVKGIRDAFRRKDVRAMIEGVSDEMVEAFAVVGDAKHCREKVEKYREYIDLPVLSAPHYFLDFREVREYQERLIEAFAS is encoded by the coding sequence ATGAAAAGAGTCGGGTTTATACTTGATGCGGGGTCAATAGAAGAACTCAAGGATCTTGCGGTTGCCGCAGAAAAAGCGAATTTTCACTCCGTCTGGGCCACGGAACTTTACAGGACCTCTTTTCAGCAGCTTTCGGTTGTTGCTTCTGCTACCTCTAAAATAAAACTTGGTACCGCCGTTGCCCTTGCCTTTGTTAGAAGCCCGCTCATTACTTCCATTACTTCTCTTGATCTTGACGAAATAAGTTCGGGGAGGTTTATACTGGGTCTCGGTACGGGAGCAAAAAGAACAAACGAGAATTTTCACGGTGTTTTCTATGGAGACAGGCCGGTTGCGAGAATAAGGGAATGCGTGGGTTTAGTAAGGGAAATTATTTCTGAGGCCCATACCGGCAAGGAAATTGTTTTTGAAGGGCAGTTTTACCATATAAACACAAGGGGCTACAAGAGAGCTTTTAAACCCGTAAGAAGAAAGATACCGATATTCGTGGCCGGCATAGGGAGCAACATGGTTGGCGCTGCGGCCGAAATCGCGGATGGTTATATGGGGCATGTTGTCTGTTCACTTGAGTACATAAAAAAAATAGTTTCACCTTCGCTCGAAGAGAAGCTGGAGAGGCAGAGAAAAAACGGGGATTTTATGAAGTGCTCGATAATTACCTGCGCCGTTTCGGATGACTGGGAGAAGGCCAGGGAAGCCGCCCGGGCGACTGTAGCTTTTTATGCCACGGTAAAGGCTTACGATCCTCCTTTCAGGCTTCACGGTTTTACGGAAGAGGTGAAAGGGATAAGGGACGCTTTTCGCAGAAAAGACGTCCGCGCGATGATAGAGGGTGTCAGTGATGAAATGGTTGAGGCGTTTGCCGTTGTCGGAGATGCGAAACATTGCAGGGAGAAGGTTGAAAAATACAGAGAATATATTGACCTCCCTGTGTTGAGCGCCCCGCATTATTTTCTCGATTTCAGGGAGGTAAGGGAGTACCAGGAGCGACTGATCGAGGCTTTTGCCTCGTGA
- a CDS encoding 50S ribosomal protein L17, with protein MRHRKSGRKLGVTTKHRKAMFRNMATDLLRNGKINTTDTRAKEIRRVVEKLVTLGKNGSLHARRKALAYVRDRAVVEKLFSELAQRYMERPGGYTRIIKLGYRRGDNAPVSLVELVTEEYKAKRKRRKAKPKAKAESAPRKSSKKKSAEELGLVDQEEAAKSQTDEQDEAKVAEAEVAEPEVAEAESPEPQEQADSPEKAED; from the coding sequence ATGAGACACAGAAAATCGGGAAGGAAACTGGGAGTTACAACGAAGCACAGAAAGGCCATGTTCCGCAACATGGCTACCGACCTTCTGCGTAACGGCAAGATAAACACAACGGACACGAGAGCCAAAGAGATAAGAAGGGTTGTGGAGAAGCTCGTGACTCTTGGTAAAAACGGCAGCCTTCACGCAAGAAGAAAGGCCTTGGCTTATGTAAGGGATCGTGCAGTTGTGGAAAAACTTTTCTCTGAACTTGCCCAAAGGTATATGGAGCGCCCCGGCGGTTATACGAGGATAATCAAGCTCGGCTACAGAAGAGGAGATAACGCTCCTGTTTCCCTTGTTGAGCTTGTAACCGAAGAGTACAAGGCCAAAAGAAAAAGGCGAAAGGCAAAGCCCAAGGCGAAGGCCGAGAGTGCGCCAAGGAAAAGTTCGAAGAAAAAATCCGCAGAAGAACTTGGTCTGGTCGATCAAGAGGAAGCTGCCAAGAGCCAGACCGATGAACAGGACGAAGCCAAGGTTGCTGAGGCTGAGGTTGCTGAACCTGAAGTAGCCGAAGCCGAGTCCCCTGAACCGCAAGAACAGGCTGATTCTCCAGAAAAGGCAGAGGATTAG
- a CDS encoding DNA-directed RNA polymerase subunit alpha: MENFQKNWRDLQYPKALEKDEQVSTPFYGKFICEPLEPGYGITLGNALRRVLLSSIQGPAITAAVIDGVSHEFSTIPGVMEDVTEIILNLKSVDLKMHTYDPQTVTISIEGPAEVKASDINTTHMVEVVNGEQHIATLEDEAKLEIELTVKMGSGYEPVSRRETHKSIGLIHVDAFFSPVKKVNYAVTNARVGQRTDYQKLTIEIWTNGTILPEEALAYSAKIIKQQLNVFIDFDEELVDKVEEEESMGISGTDDKLFVPIEDVELSVRSINCLKKAEIKYIGEVVQKTEQQLLDLENFGKTSLEEVSARLREMGLSLGMAIDTEVFEKEKEKRSSESVEQ, encoded by the coding sequence TTGGAGAATTTTCAGAAAAACTGGAGAGATTTACAATACCCCAAAGCGCTTGAAAAAGACGAGCAGGTATCGACTCCTTTCTACGGCAAATTTATCTGCGAACCTCTAGAACCGGGTTACGGAATTACTCTTGGCAACGCACTTAGAAGGGTTCTCCTTTCCTCAATACAGGGTCCTGCGATTACTGCTGCCGTGATAGACGGGGTATCGCACGAGTTCTCTACCATACCGGGAGTTATGGAAGATGTTACGGAGATCATACTGAACCTGAAAAGCGTGGATCTCAAAATGCATACCTACGACCCGCAGACGGTAACTATAAGCATAGAGGGCCCGGCAGAGGTCAAGGCGTCCGATATAAATACCACCCACATGGTGGAAGTGGTTAATGGTGAGCAGCATATAGCGACTTTAGAGGATGAAGCTAAGCTTGAGATTGAACTCACTGTGAAGATGGGAAGCGGCTACGAGCCGGTATCGAGAAGAGAGACCCATAAGTCAATAGGCCTCATACATGTTGATGCGTTTTTCTCTCCCGTTAAGAAAGTTAATTACGCTGTTACCAACGCCAGGGTGGGGCAGAGAACCGATTACCAGAAACTTACCATTGAAATATGGACAAACGGTACGATTCTTCCCGAAGAGGCACTTGCATACAGTGCAAAGATTATCAAGCAACAGCTAAACGTTTTCATTGATTTTGATGAGGAACTCGTGGACAAAGTGGAAGAGGAAGAGTCCATGGGCATAAGCGGGACCGACGACAAGCTTTTTGTCCCCATAGAGGATGTGGAACTGTCGGTAAGATCTATAAACTGTCTTAAGAAAGCTGAAATAAAATACATCGGAGAAGTGGTTCAGAAGACAGAACAACAGCTTCTCGATCTTGAAAATTTCGGAAAAACCTCCCTCGAAGAGGTAAGCGCGAGGCTTAGGGAAATGGGCTTGAGCCTTGGGATGGCTATAGACACTGAAGTTTTTGAGAAGGAAAAGGAGAAGCGGAGTTCAGAGAGTGTCGAACAGTAA